tgcaggcgcttcACCGTGAACCACGAGTTGTTATTCCCCCACATAATAACGAATAGGCCATCGTCACTGGCGGTGTACTTATCTAATCCCTCCGACAGGCTGCCCTGAAAGACTACGTAGGACTTCAGCTTGGTCGTAGGCAGCGTTGATGTATCGATGCTCGGCACCTCTTTCTCAGGTACAAAATAGCGTGTGAAAGCGACGTCGTGCCCATTGGCGGAGGCAAACTCCCACACGACCgactcccccttcttcagcgagaaggagcgcttcagctcctccccTGGCCTCAGAGTGATGTCCTCGGTGGTTACATCCACCTCATCATTCTGGTCGCTGCTctgagcgctgctgctggcgttgTTCTTGGCGGAGCCGTCGTCCTTCGTCATTTTTTTTAAGTGGAGGTCGTAGCCACCGATACAACCGCCTTCACAGTGGCACAGGCCACCGAGGTAGTCGGGTACAAACTGAGCATCAATGAAGTCCTTCATGGTGGCCGGggtgtcggcggcgctgatgaGACGCAGCTTTTCGTGCATCGCAGGCGAAAATGCGACGCGCACGATGTTGTAGGCAAACATCACCATCGCTGGTGAATTCACCACCAGGATCTGATGTACGCACTGGGGGTAGTATTGAAAGAGGGTCCGCAGCGTCTTCGCGAAGAGGTCCAAGGCCGCCTTCCGCAGCATCGTGAAGGTTAGTCCATGGAGGTCAACAAcgatggtggaggagcggaTGAGCCCGTCATCCGCTTCAGCGTTCAGTTTGCCGGCTGTGTACTGCATCTGCTGGTAGAAGAGAAGCTGCTCCTGTACACCAatgaggtgctgcaccagctcccACATGACCAAATCTGGTGTCTGGCCGACGTTGGCAAGTTGCTCCAGCTTTTTGAGCAGCCCCGACTCATCGATGCTGCCAAGGTTGAGGTATACTACGGGTTGTCCATACTTATCCCAGTAATGGAGGCCTAAGGTGAAGTACTGTGCGATGCCGGTGCTGAGGCGGTCCAGCCGCTGGTTTGTTGGGCGAGTCGGCTTATCCAAGGCTGCTCGCACTTCCTCTTGGTCCCATCCCCGACAGCTCACAGCGCTCGGCAGCTCTGCGCGCGAGTCGAGCGCATTCTCCTCGCGGTAGCTGACAGACAGCTGCATCATCTCGAACGCCATCTGCAGATCCCACCTACGGGAGGTGAGGAAGCGGTAACAGTAGTTGCGGATAGGGGAGAAGAACGTGCCGGGTGCGGCGTCATCGCTTGCGTTGCCCGCTACCTCGGGGGTGTACCGCTGCagagcgaggagcagcggcggcagcgggtcATACTTCTCCTTCATAACCTTGATCAGCTCCgtcaccttcttctcctggTCGGCGGTCAGCACAGGGTAGCGACTCGTTACCATTGTCGTTCTCCCTGTGCTGACTAttcaaagagagaaggctccgcagaagagaaaaaatcGAAGGGGGAGGTGCGTGGGTGAGTGCGTGCAAGTAAACCTACATGCCATTAGGGCATGAGCAGCAGATGGCAGGGCCGGAGAACGATGGGTCGTGATGATGGGGAGACGGATGTTGTCCTTGTGCCACCTGCTGCAGATATGGGAAGAAAGGTTGAGGGGAGGCACGTGCAGGGCAAACCAGTAGAGTGGGACGGAGGTGAGGGGGTTCTACATCGGACGAGGGAGTGTGAAGATCGTCCAGTGATGCATCGGACGCGCCGCATGCCAAGAGAACAAAAAGATAATGCAAAGAGGGCGGCTGATCGCTCAGGCATAGTTGCGCATGCCCTTGCGCCACCGTCCCTCTTTGTGAGTTTTCTTTGTTCGTTACGTCTCTGAGTGTCTGTGCACACGAATACGCGAGACCGGTCAATACAAGGAGGCACGAGACATCCGCTGGTACACGCCATTGTCCACAtaggggaggtgggggggggggtccaCACGTACCTGCAGCAGgaagcgtgcgtgtgtgtatacaCAAGTTCAGATGTGTCCACTCTGCTCGCATCGGGGGAGAAAATGCCGAAGTAAACAGCAAAAAATGAGAACACTGTCGAAGCAACAATGCAACAGACGAGCAAAGCAAGACAGATGAGGAGGCTgaggcaaaaaaagggaggaggcggggagaTCGACCAGGCCCGGTGAAGTGAGGAGTTGGAGCGGTTAAaaagcagcaaaaaaaagaaataaAACGCTCAAAGAGGaggacagggggggggggaggaagcggaggcgGCCGCAAAGAGGGGAACacagagaaggcggcggctgggCTTTTCACCTTCGCTTGGTTGGCGCGCCTCGTCGGCGCATACGGCAGCCCCCTGCTTGTCGCAGGTGTGCCACAGGTAGAGCACTGCCTTTTCCTTCGGCCGATGTCGCCACTCACTGTCTTCGCCTGCCCACTCTCATAAAGCGCCGAAGTTTTTtattctcttctccctctctttgcctttgAATTGCGCACATTGGCGCGGGCGTGTCGCGCAGACGAAAGGTAGACCGACACCTCAATaatgcagcactgctgctacACTTTCCCTTCCGTCACCGAAAACGACCGCAGGCTAGAATCACTTTACATATTGCACATGAAGTAGCTATGCGTTCAGCTTGTTGACCCATACCAGAACCACCGTCACTATCTTTCGCTGTCGCCTCGGACTTGCTCGATCTCTCGGACGGATTTGCCTTGGAGGCCACGTAATGGCAACCGGCGAACGCACAATCCACTTCCGCCCGGTCTGTGTcgtgcgtctgtgcttgAAGGGGCGAAGTCGGGTGACAAGGGCGGCATCGTGCCCACACTCGACGACGCAAAGTTCCGCACGACAAACGCGTTTTTGGCCCACCACGAAGTATCGTCGGTCATGACGCCGGTGCCCATCAAAGAGTTACTCCGTGGCGCTCGAAGCACCGTCCTGGTCAACGGTGACGGTGCCCTTCGCGGGGCTCTTCGGGTTGTACGAACGCACGCAGCCGTCCTCGCAGTGGCACGCACCGCCGTAAAAATATGGCACGTACTGCGCCTCAATGTACTcggtcagcagcgccagcgactCACTTGGACGGGCCATTCGAATCTTTGCCTGCACCGTGTCAGGAAGCGCCTTGCGAATGAGGCTATAAATCAACGTCACCGCTGATGACGCATTCACCACCAGAATCTGGTGAATGCACTGGGGGTAGTGGTCGAGCAGTTCCCTGaggcaggagagaaggaggtcAATCGCCGGCTTCCAGATCATTTTGTATGTGAGCCCCTTCAGATCCACTACGATCGTGGTGGCGCGAATGAGTCCTTCAGAGGCGTCCACTTTGAGCTTCGCCGCATCGTACTGCATTTGTTGGTAGTACGCAAGCCACTCGCCCGAGCCcagcacgtgctgcagcacctcccacATAACGGCGTCTGCGGACTGACCGACATTCGCGGCTTCCTTCAGCTTCTTCAGCAGGTTTTTCTCGTCAACGCTGCCTAACATGAGGTAGAAGACAGGCTGCCCGTACCTGTCCCAGTAGTGAAGACCAAAAGAGAAGTAGCACTCGATACCAGCGACGATCTGATCAACGCGCTGATTTCCTGCTCGCAGCTCCTTACCCAGCGCACGCACCACTTCCACCTGATCCCACCCGCGGATTGAAATCGCCGACGGCAGCTCACTGCGCTCGTCGAGGTGGCACTGCAGGCGGTACTCTACGTTCCTTTTCATTCCTTCAAACGCCTTCTGCACGTCCCAGTCGCAAG
The DNA window shown above is from Leishmania panamensis strain MHOM/PA/94/PSC-1 chromosome 31 sequence and carries:
- a CDS encoding hypothetical protein (TriTrypDB/GeneDB-style sysID: LpmP.31.1890), which gives rise to MVTSRYPVLTADQEKKVTELIKVMKEKYDPLPPLLLALQRYTPEVAGNASDDAAPGTFFSPIRNYCYRFLTSRRWDLQMAFEMMQLSVSYREENALDSRAELPSAVSCRGWDQEEVRAALDKPTRPTNQRLDRLSTGIAQYFTLGLHYWDKYGQPVVYLNLGSIDESGLLKKLEQLANVGQTPDLVMWELVQHLIGVQEQLLFYQQMQYTAGKLNAEADDGLIRSSTIVVDLHGLTFTMLRKAALDLFAKTLRTLFQYYPQCVHQILVVNSPAMVMFAYNIVRVAFSPAMHEKLRLISAADTPATMKDFIDAQFVPDYLGGLCHCEGGCIGGYDLHLKKMTKDDGSAKNNASSSAQSSDQNDEVDVTTEDITLRPGEELKRSFSLKKGESVVWEFASANGHDVAFTRYFVPEKEVPSIDTSTLPTTKLKSYVVFQGSLSEGLDKYTASDDGLFVIMWGNNNSWFTVKRLQLNVFKQAATLMRVEQAAEACENEKRAHIRM
- a CDS encoding hypothetical protein (TriTrypDB/GeneDB-style sysID: LpmP.31.1900); this translates as MSTVASAPRHRRYVDMTPEREQKITQLVQLMKQTYDPLPQQLQILLRYSPTPEDAPTPRNTTRSYCYYALISCDWDVQKAFEGMKRNVEYRLQCHLDERSELPSAISIRGWDQVEVVRALGKELRAGNQRVDQIVAGIECYFSFGLHYWDRYGQPVFYLMLGSVDEKNLLKKLKEAANVGQSADAVMWEVLQHVLGSGEWLAYYQQMQYDAAKLKVDASEGLIRATTIVVDLKGLTYKMIWKPAIDLLLSCLRELLDHYPQCIHQILVVNASSAVTLIYSLIRKALPDTVQAKIRMARPSESLALLTEYIEAQYVPYFYGGACHCEDGCVRSYNPKSPAKGTVTVDQDGASSATE